A single Leptolyngbya ohadii IS1 DNA region contains:
- the psaB gene encoding photosystem I core protein PsaB: MATKFPKFSQGLAQDPTTRRIWYGIATAHDFESHDGMTEENLYQKIFASHFGHLAIIFLWTSGNLFHVAWQGNFEQWVKDPLNVRPIAHAIWDPHFGQAAVDAFTRAGASNPVNIAYSGVYHWWYTIGMRTNGDLYQGSIFLMLLSAIFLFAGWLHLQPKFRPSLSWFKNAESRLNHHLAGLFGVSSLAWAGHLIHVAIPESRGQHVGWDNFLTTPPHPAGLAPFFTGNWGVYAENADTANHVFGTAQGAGSAILTFLGGFHPQTQSLWLTDMAHHHLAIAVLFIVAGHMYRTNFGIGHSIKEMLDSKAGLMSKKSEGQFNLPHQGLYDTINNSLHFQLGLALAALGVITSLVAQHMYSLPPYAFMAKDYTTQAALYTHHQYIAGFLMVGAFAHGAIFWVRDYDPAQNRGNVLDRVLNHKEAIISHLSWVSLFLGFHTLGLYVHNDVMQAFGTPEKQILIEPVFAQFVQASHGKLLYGFDTLLSNPDSLASTAWPNHGNVWLPGWLDAINSGTNSLFLTIGPGDFLVHHAIALGLHTTTLILVKGALDARGSKLMPDKKDFGYSFPCDGPGRGGTCDISAWDAFYLAMFWMLNTIGWTTFYWHWKHLGVWQGNVAQFNESSTYLMGWLRDYLWLNSAQLINGYNPYGMNSLAVWSWMFLFGHLVWATGFMFLISWRGYWQELIETIVWAHERTPLANLIRWKDKPVALSIVQARLVGLAHFTVGYILTYAAFLIASTAARYG, from the coding sequence ATGGCAACAAAATTCCCAAAATTTAGCCAGGGATTGGCTCAAGATCCGACCACCCGGCGGATCTGGTACGGGATTGCCACTGCCCACGACTTTGAAAGCCACGACGGAATGACGGAAGAGAATCTTTACCAAAAGATTTTTGCTTCCCACTTCGGTCATCTGGCAATCATCTTCCTCTGGACTTCTGGTAACCTCTTCCACGTCGCCTGGCAAGGTAACTTCGAGCAGTGGGTCAAAGATCCGCTCAACGTGCGCCCGATCGCCCATGCGATTTGGGACCCCCACTTCGGTCAAGCTGCGGTGGATGCCTTCACTCGTGCAGGCGCTTCTAACCCCGTAAACATCGCTTACTCCGGTGTTTATCACTGGTGGTACACGATCGGGATGCGGACGAATGGCGATCTGTATCAGGGTTCTATCTTCCTGATGCTGCTGTCGGCAATCTTCCTGTTCGCTGGCTGGCTCCACCTTCAGCCCAAGTTCCGTCCGTCGCTGTCCTGGTTTAAGAATGCTGAATCTCGCCTGAACCACCACCTGGCTGGTCTGTTCGGGGTTAGCTCTCTGGCTTGGGCAGGTCACCTGATCCACGTTGCGATTCCTGAGTCTCGCGGTCAGCACGTCGGCTGGGATAACTTCCTGACGACGCCTCCCCACCCCGCTGGTTTAGCTCCTTTCTTCACCGGCAACTGGGGCGTGTACGCCGAGAACGCGGATACGGCAAATCATGTGTTTGGTACGGCTCAAGGCGCGGGTTCTGCAATCCTCACCTTCCTGGGTGGCTTCCATCCCCAAACTCAGTCCCTGTGGCTGACTGATATGGCTCACCACCACCTGGCGATCGCCGTCCTGTTCATCGTGGCAGGTCACATGTATCGCACCAACTTTGGAATCGGTCACAGCATCAAAGAAATGCTGGATTCTAAAGCAGGTCTGATGAGCAAGAAGAGTGAAGGTCAGTTCAACCTGCCTCACCAGGGTCTGTACGATACGATCAACAACTCGCTGCACTTCCAGCTGGGTCTGGCTCTGGCGGCGCTGGGCGTGATCACCTCTCTGGTGGCTCAGCACATGTACTCCCTGCCTCCCTACGCTTTCATGGCGAAGGATTACACCACGCAGGCTGCGCTTTACACCCATCACCAGTACATTGCTGGATTCCTGATGGTTGGTGCGTTTGCCCACGGTGCAATCTTCTGGGTGCGGGATTACGATCCGGCACAAAACCGGGGTAACGTCCTCGATCGCGTTCTGAACCACAAAGAAGCGATCATCTCTCACCTGAGCTGGGTGTCGCTGTTCCTGGGCTTCCACACCCTGGGTCTGTACGTCCACAACGACGTAATGCAGGCTTTCGGTACGCCTGAGAAGCAAATCCTGATCGAGCCGGTGTTCGCACAGTTCGTTCAAGCGTCTCACGGTAAGCTGCTCTACGGCTTCGATACGCTGCTCTCAAATCCGGATAGCCTTGCTTCCACCGCTTGGCCCAACCACGGTAACGTGTGGCTGCCCGGCTGGCTGGATGCAATCAACAGCGGCACGAACTCGCTGTTCCTGACCATCGGTCCTGGCGACTTCCTGGTACACCATGCGATCGCGCTGGGTCTGCACACCACCACTCTGATCCTGGTCAAGGGTGCGCTGGATGCTCGCGGCTCCAAGCTGATGCCCGACAAGAAGGACTTCGGCTACAGCTTCCCCTGTGACGGTCCGGGTCGTGGCGGTACTTGCGACATCTCTGCTTGGGATGCGTTCTACCTCGCGATGTTCTGGATGCTGAACACGATCGGCTGGACGACGTTCTACTGGCACTGGAAGCACCTCGGCGTATGGCAGGGCAACGTGGCTCAGTTCAACGAGTCTTCGACTTACCTGATGGGCTGGCTGCGTGACTACCTGTGGCTGAACTCTGCTCAGTTAATCAACGGCTACAACCCCTACGGCATGAACTCGCTGGCAGTCTGGAGCTGGATGTTCCTCTTCGGACACCTGGTTTGGGCAACGGGCTTCATGTTCCTGATTAGCTGGAGAGGCTACTGGCAAGAGCTGATCGAGACGATCGTTTGGGCGCATGAGCGCACTCCGCTGGCGAACCTGATTCGCTGGAAGGACAAGCCGGTTGCACTGTCGATCGTTCAGGCTCGTCTGGTTGGTTTGGCTCACTTCACGGTTGGCTATATCTTGACCTACGCTGCCTTCCTCATCGCATCGACTGCCGCAAGGTATGGTTGA
- a CDS encoding pre-peptidase C-terminal domain-containing protein, translated as MSNLGRIIRDILDNESNGARDLGALTETRTVQGSLSSRGKDFNDFYKFRLRARSSASVAVSEFQRNVDLRLLNENGKVVATSQNPDREEDAIGRTLEAGLYFVQVRWGRGSKNSRGNRASQGINRTRYSLTVSPSLSAAPPDPNSPEGQVSAVTPPDLGNTIPSAFNVGDLTGDRLYRATVGGTDTADYYRFNLTRTSIFRARTQNVTDGNVQLELIYDANGNGVVDASELLEKTDSIETPLGAGSYLLGITPQPAGARRTTNYELFFGSEAVTDLNPTNDPGEIPGTAFDLGSLNGSVSLKQFVGTVDLRDTYRFSLNDISGVGVSLSGLAGEGRFSLVYDINDNGLIDAGDPLIWDAEGSNFAASQVKTLLAGGYFVEVARQNPQSNALYNLNLTATRVSGLNPIPDPGAGLGTATDIGNLTSTTTGRPRSEVKLRQVIGSRDSIDVYRFELTDQVNTFKATLNASGLSDDVTMALIYDRDGDNFMDLGERVGDRVIPGDFIGGTFLSPGQEDKAAIEKTLGAGTYFLVVTQKETVENTVYDLNVFAQGLTGTYAAPDPVTSGPEALFGSYLGQATPLQINGTTYSQFVGSTDAKDVYRFTIDGTTSQNMVVKLAGITDKVEVRFARDLNGNGMIDFAVDSAGDVLPEFDTNGNGKLDQDEGEVFQPSLGKYFGTAPDVIYSPLPPYYDAAPFFNLPIDNGWVTSVATDIYAQLDPGTYYIEIERAGFDADLGDGRSRTGYSNAAYTLTLLPA; from the coding sequence ATGTCGAATCTTGGCAGAATTATTCGAGATATCCTCGATAACGAATCCAACGGAGCACGCGATCTCGGCGCTCTCACAGAGACCAGAACGGTTCAGGGCAGCCTTAGCTCTAGAGGAAAGGACTTTAACGACTTCTATAAGTTCAGGCTACGCGCTCGCAGCAGTGCCTCTGTTGCCGTATCAGAATTTCAGCGCAACGTTGATCTGAGACTGCTCAATGAGAATGGCAAAGTTGTTGCTACCTCTCAGAATCCAGATCGTGAGGAAGATGCGATCGGCAGAACCCTCGAAGCCGGTCTTTATTTTGTTCAGGTTCGCTGGGGGCGAGGTTCCAAAAATTCGCGCGGCAATCGTGCCAGTCAGGGCATCAATCGCACTCGCTATTCCCTGACCGTTAGCCCTAGCCTCTCCGCTGCACCCCCAGATCCCAATAGTCCAGAAGGTCAGGTTAGTGCCGTGACGCCGCCTGATTTAGGCAATACGATTCCTAGTGCTTTTAATGTGGGGGATTTGACGGGCGATCGCCTTTACCGAGCTACGGTAGGAGGCACAGACACCGCAGACTACTATCGCTTTAATCTGACTCGCACCAGCATCTTTCGCGCCAGAACGCAAAACGTTACGGATGGCAATGTCCAGCTAGAGCTGATTTACGACGCTAATGGCAACGGCGTAGTAGACGCTAGCGAACTTCTAGAAAAAACCGACTCCATTGAAACGCCTCTGGGTGCGGGCAGCTATCTACTCGGCATTACCCCCCAGCCTGCTGGAGCAAGGCGCACGACAAACTACGAATTGTTCTTTGGATCAGAAGCGGTCACAGATTTAAATCCCACCAATGATCCGGGTGAGATTCCTGGAACTGCGTTTGATTTAGGCAGTCTGAACGGCAGCGTGAGCCTGAAGCAGTTTGTCGGCACTGTTGATCTGCGCGATACCTATCGCTTCAGTCTGAATGATATTAGCGGCGTGGGGGTTAGCTTATCCGGACTCGCGGGCGAAGGGCGCTTCAGCCTGGTTTATGACATCAACGACAACGGCTTGATCGACGCTGGCGATCCCTTAATTTGGGATGCAGAAGGCAGCAATTTCGCTGCTTCCCAGGTCAAAACGCTGCTGGCAGGAGGATATTTCGTTGAAGTCGCTCGTCAAAATCCCCAGAGCAATGCCCTCTACAATCTCAACCTGACTGCGACGCGAGTCTCTGGATTAAATCCAATTCCCGATCCCGGTGCGGGGTTAGGCACGGCAACGGACATTGGCAATCTAACCAGCACGACGACAGGACGCCCCCGGAGTGAGGTCAAGCTCAGGCAAGTCATCGGTTCGAGAGATTCTATCGACGTTTACCGCTTTGAGCTAACCGATCAGGTCAATACCTTTAAGGCAACCCTGAACGCCAGCGGCTTATCCGATGATGTGACCATGGCACTGATCTACGATCGCGATGGCGACAACTTCATGGATCTGGGTGAGCGTGTGGGCGATCGCGTGATTCCAGGAGACTTTATTGGCGGTACATTCCTTTCGCCCGGACAGGAGGACAAGGCGGCGATTGAGAAAACGCTGGGTGCAGGCACTTACTTCCTGGTGGTCACTCAGAAGGAGACGGTCGAGAACACGGTATACGACCTGAATGTCTTTGCTCAAGGCTTAACGGGCACCTACGCTGCTCCTGACCCCGTAACGAGTGGACCTGAAGCTCTATTTGGCTCCTACCTCGGTCAGGCAACCCCTCTGCAAATCAACGGCACAACCTACAGTCAATTCGTTGGCTCCACCGACGCAAAGGATGTGTATCGGTTCACAATTGACGGCACAACCTCACAGAATATGGTCGTCAAGCTCGCGGGAATTACGGACAAGGTAGAAGTTCGCTTTGCGAGGGATCTAAACGGCAACGGCATGATTGACTTTGCCGTGGATTCGGCAGGCGACGTACTGCCAGAGTTTGACACCAACGGCAACGGGAAACTCGACCAGGACGAAGGGGAAGTTTTCCAGCCTAGCCTGGGTAAATACTTTGGCACTGCTCCAGATGTGATTTACTCGCCCCTACCGCCCTACTATGACGCGGCTCCGTTCTTTAACCTGCCAATTGATAATGGCTGGGTGACCAGTGTAGCGACTGACATCTACGCTCAGCTTGATCCTGGAACCTACTACATTGAAATTGAGAGAGCCGGGTTCGACGCCGATCTGGGAGATGGTCGGAGCCGCACAGGTTATAGCAACGCAGCCTACACGCTAACTCTGCTACCCGCATAG
- a CDS encoding TrmH family RNA methyltransferase: MLTSVQNPLVKQLRKLHRAKERREQQVFLLEGTHLLEEACATQADLVVVCCTPTWQETHPQLWEQVSQQATRSELVSEEVLAAIATTVNPDGVVATVRRNRPVPIGYDLSLSIALDRLQDPGNLGTIIRTAAAAGTEGLWLTEDSVDLDHPKVLRATAGQWFRLPMTVTSNLKADLQAFQRQGVQIVATLPTARLTYWELDLTVPSLILLGNEGAGLTADLAEFADVAVQIPLAPGVESLNVAISAALILYEARRQRELTRD, from the coding sequence ATGCTGACCAGTGTGCAAAATCCCCTCGTGAAGCAACTCCGCAAGCTGCATCGGGCGAAGGAGCGACGAGAACAGCAGGTCTTTTTGCTGGAAGGAACCCATTTGCTGGAAGAAGCCTGTGCGACCCAGGCAGATCTGGTTGTCGTGTGCTGTACTCCCACCTGGCAAGAGACACATCCCCAGCTCTGGGAGCAGGTTTCCCAGCAGGCAACGCGATCGGAACTGGTGAGCGAAGAAGTTCTGGCGGCAATTGCAACGACCGTGAACCCCGATGGAGTTGTGGCAACGGTGCGGCGAAATCGGCCTGTGCCGATCGGCTATGACCTGTCTTTGTCGATCGCCCTGGACAGACTGCAAGATCCGGGCAACCTGGGCACCATCATTCGCACAGCAGCAGCAGCAGGGACAGAAGGACTCTGGCTGACAGAAGACAGCGTGGATCTGGATCATCCGAAGGTGCTGCGGGCAACAGCGGGACAGTGGTTTCGTCTGCCAATGACTGTGACTTCTAATCTCAAAGCAGATTTGCAGGCGTTTCAGCGGCAGGGGGTGCAAATTGTCGCGACGCTGCCCACCGCTCGGCTCACCTACTGGGAACTAGATCTCACGGTGCCTAGCCTGATTTTGCTGGGAAACGAAGGGGCAGGACTGACGGCTGATCTGGCAGAATTCGCAGATGTGGCGGTACAAATCCCCCTTGCACCCGGCGTAGAGTCCCTGAACGTGGCAATTTCCGCTGCCCTCATTCTGTACGAAGCCCGTCGCCAGCGGGAACTAACGCGGGATTAA
- a CDS encoding RluA family pseudouridine synthase: MTELISLHVDRPTEPRLDRFLSAQLPDLSRSRIQKLIEDGQVQINDRVCTSKKAAVQEGDRIEVSIPDAEPLDLEAEDIPLDILYEDEHLLILNKPVDLVVHPAPGHEGGTLVNALLAYCGDQLAGIGGVQRPGIVHRLDKDTSGAIAIAKTDLAHQQLQEQFKTKTARREYLGVVYGAPATEKGTIDAPIGRHLVDRKKQAIVPEEKGGRRAVTHWTIEERLGNYTLMRFQLETGRTHQIRVHSASIGHPIVGDPLYGSGRSIGVNLPGQALHAYRLRLQHPVTGEAIEVTAPLPSHMTKLLDVLRLRMGTRK; the protein is encoded by the coding sequence TTGACCGAACTTATTTCCCTTCACGTCGATCGCCCAACTGAACCTCGGCTCGATCGCTTCCTGTCTGCCCAGCTTCCTGATCTGTCTCGATCGCGCATCCAGAAATTGATCGAGGACGGGCAGGTACAGATTAACGATCGAGTGTGTACCTCGAAGAAAGCTGCTGTGCAGGAGGGCGATCGGATTGAGGTCAGCATTCCCGATGCGGAGCCGCTGGATTTGGAGGCGGAGGATATTCCGCTGGATATTCTGTATGAAGACGAGCATCTGCTGATTTTGAATAAGCCTGTGGATCTGGTAGTGCATCCTGCGCCGGGACACGAAGGCGGAACGCTGGTAAATGCGCTACTGGCTTACTGCGGCGATCAGCTTGCCGGAATTGGAGGGGTGCAGCGTCCGGGAATTGTGCATCGCTTGGATAAGGATACGAGTGGGGCGATCGCGATCGCCAAAACAGATCTGGCACATCAGCAGCTCCAGGAACAGTTCAAAACCAAGACGGCAAGACGCGAATATCTGGGCGTGGTGTATGGCGCACCCGCAACGGAGAAAGGCACGATCGATGCTCCGATTGGTCGGCATCTAGTCGATCGCAAGAAGCAGGCAATAGTCCCGGAGGAGAAGGGCGGCAGACGGGCAGTGACCCACTGGACGATCGAGGAGCGGCTGGGCAACTACACGCTGATGCGGTTTCAGCTTGAGACAGGTCGGACACACCAGATTCGAGTCCATAGTGCATCCATTGGTCATCCGATCGTAGGTGATCCTTTATATGGATCAGGACGATCGATCGGGGTGAATTTGCCGGGGCAGGCACTCCACGCTTATCGGCTGAGGCTTCAGCATCCGGTGACAGGTGAGGCGATCGAGGTTACGGCTCCGCTGCCGTCTCACATGACGAAACTGCTGGATGTGCTGCGGCTGCGGATGGGGACGCGAAAGTAA
- the psaA gene encoding photosystem I core protein PsaA: MTTSPREREAAKQVRVMVDKDPVKTSFEKWAQPGHFDRTLAKGPKTTTWIWNLHADAHDFDSHTSDLEDISRKIFSAHFGHLAVVFVWLSGMYFHGAKFSNYSAWMADPLHVKPSAQVVWPIFGQEILNGDVGGGFHGIQITSGFFQIWRAAGITNEFQLYVTAIGGLVMAGLMLFAGWFHYHKRAPKLEWFQNVESMLNHHLSGLLGLGCLSWAGHQIHVALPINKMLDAGVPASQIPLPHEFILNSSLMADLYPSFAKGLTPFFTLNWGEYSDFLTFKGGLNPVTGGLWLSDTAHHHLALAVLFIIAGHMYRTNWGIGHSIKEILENHKGPFTGEGHKGLYENLTTSWHAQLAVNLAMLGSLTIIVAQHMYSMPPYPYLATDYPTQLSIFTHHMWIGGFLIVGAGAHAAIFMVRDYDPAKNMNNLLDRVIRHRDAIISHLNWVCIFLGFHSFGLYIHNDTMRALGRPQDMFSDTAIQLQPVFAQWIQNIHTLAPGGTAPNALEPASYAFGGGVVAVGGKVAMMPIALGTADFMVHHIHAFTIHVTVLILLKGVLFARSSRLIPDKANLGFRFPCDGPGRGGTCQVSGWDHVFLGLFWMYNSLSIAIFHFSWKMQSDVWGTVSPDGTVSHITGGNFAQSALTINGWLRDFLWAQATQVIGSYGSALSAYGLLFLGAHFVWAFSLMFLFSGRGYWQELIESIVWAHNKLKVAPSIQPRALSIIQGRAVGVAHYLLGGIVTTWAFFLARIIAVSG; this comes from the coding sequence ATGACAACTTCCCCACGGGAGCGGGAGGCAGCCAAACAGGTGCGAGTGATGGTCGATAAAGACCCCGTGAAAACTTCCTTCGAGAAGTGGGCACAGCCGGGTCATTTCGATCGCACACTCGCTAAGGGTCCCAAGACCACAACCTGGATTTGGAACCTTCATGCCGACGCTCACGATTTCGATAGCCATACCAGTGACCTAGAAGATATTTCTCGTAAGATCTTCAGCGCACACTTCGGTCACCTTGCTGTAGTGTTCGTCTGGCTCAGTGGAATGTACTTCCACGGCGCAAAATTCTCTAATTACTCTGCCTGGATGGCAGATCCCCTGCACGTCAAACCGAGTGCTCAGGTGGTCTGGCCCATCTTCGGTCAGGAAATTTTAAACGGTGACGTGGGCGGTGGCTTCCACGGCATTCAAATCACATCTGGATTTTTCCAAATCTGGCGCGCTGCCGGTATTACAAATGAATTTCAGCTTTATGTAACGGCAATCGGCGGTCTCGTAATGGCTGGTCTGATGCTGTTTGCTGGCTGGTTCCACTATCACAAGCGCGCTCCGAAGCTGGAATGGTTCCAGAATGTGGAGTCGATGCTGAACCACCACCTGTCTGGTCTGCTCGGTCTGGGCTGTTTGTCCTGGGCAGGTCACCAGATTCACGTCGCACTGCCAATTAATAAAATGCTGGATGCTGGGGTTCCTGCTAGCCAGATTCCCCTGCCCCATGAGTTTATTCTCAACTCCAGCCTGATGGCAGACCTCTATCCCAGCTTCGCAAAGGGTCTAACTCCCTTCTTTACGCTGAACTGGGGCGAGTACTCCGATTTCCTCACCTTCAAGGGCGGTTTGAATCCTGTAACTGGCGGTCTCTGGCTGTCGGATACGGCTCACCACCACCTGGCTCTGGCTGTCCTGTTCATCATCGCGGGTCACATGTACCGCACGAACTGGGGTATCGGTCACAGCATCAAGGAAATCCTGGAGAACCACAAAGGTCCGTTCACGGGCGAAGGTCACAAGGGTCTTTATGAGAACCTGACTACCTCCTGGCACGCACAGCTGGCTGTTAACCTGGCAATGCTGGGTTCGCTCACGATTATCGTGGCGCAGCATATGTACTCGATGCCTCCCTATCCGTACCTCGCAACGGATTACCCCACGCAGCTGTCCATCTTTACCCACCACATGTGGATCGGTGGCTTCTTGATTGTGGGTGCGGGCGCTCACGCAGCTATCTTCATGGTGCGTGACTACGATCCTGCCAAGAACATGAATAACTTGCTGGATCGCGTCATCCGTCACCGGGATGCCATCATTTCTCACCTCAACTGGGTTTGTATTTTCCTGGGCTTCCATAGCTTTGGTCTGTACATTCACAACGACACGATGCGCGCTCTGGGTCGTCCCCAAGACATGTTCTCGGATACGGCGATTCAGCTCCAGCCCGTGTTTGCTCAGTGGATTCAAAACATCCACACCCTCGCTCCGGGTGGTACTGCGCCCAACGCGCTGGAACCTGCAAGCTATGCCTTCGGCGGCGGTGTTGTCGCTGTGGGCGGTAAGGTTGCCATGATGCCGATCGCTCTGGGCACGGCAGATTTCATGGTTCACCACATCCATGCCTTCACGATTCACGTGACGGTGCTGATTCTGCTCAAGGGCGTGCTGTTTGCTCGTAGCTCTCGTCTGATTCCGGACAAGGCGAACCTGGGCTTCCGCTTCCCTTGCGACGGTCCCGGTCGGGGCGGCACCTGCCAGGTTTCTGGTTGGGATCACGTCTTCCTGGGTCTGTTCTGGATGTACAACTCCCTCTCGATCGCGATTTTCCACTTCTCCTGGAAGATGCAGTCGGATGTGTGGGGTACGGTCTCACCGGATGGAACAGTTTCTCACATCACGGGCGGCAACTTTGCTCAAAGCGCGCTCACCATCAATGGATGGCTGCGTGACTTCCTCTGGGCACAGGCGACTCAGGTGATTGGTTCCTACGGTTCTGCTCTGTCTGCTTACGGTCTGCTGTTCCTGGGCGCACACTTCGTCTGGGCATTCAGCCTCATGTTCCTGTTCAGTGGTCGCGGCTACTGGCAAGAGCTGATCGAGTCGATCGTTTGGGCACACAACAAGCTAAAAGTTGCGCCTTCGATTCAGCCTCGCGCTCTGAGCATTATTCAGGGTCGGGCAGTCGGTGTTGCTCATTACCTGCTGGGCGGCATCGTCACAACTTGGGCGTTCTTCTTGGCTCGGATCATTGCAGTTAGTGGCTAG
- a CDS encoding HNH endonuclease, translating to MSLEAELHEEMIAIYHHVGRETGYWANRYLQRVRRVGGLQAAKTWLKPKSSSTSGLQKLADIDRLDLSLEALVLRQPWSTLFTNEELKVAQHRINIASNFRLPEEVSSQQNLVEGSICQVTINSYERNPEARRRCIEHYGATCCICGFNFEAKFGSIAQGLIHVHHLKPLSEIQHEYKVDPIADLRPVCPNCHVVIHLGGKTRSIEEVKALSQN from the coding sequence ATGAGTTTAGAAGCAGAACTGCATGAGGAAATGATCGCCATCTACCATCATGTAGGGCGTGAAACGGGTTACTGGGCAAACCGATATCTGCAAAGGGTAAGAAGAGTTGGCGGTTTGCAGGCAGCAAAGACTTGGCTGAAGCCTAAAAGCAGCTCAACGAGTGGGCTACAGAAGTTAGCTGACATCGATCGGCTTGATCTTTCGCTTGAAGCTCTAGTTCTACGACAGCCCTGGTCTACTCTTTTTACCAACGAAGAGTTGAAGGTTGCCCAGCATCGGATAAACATTGCTTCCAATTTTCGGCTACCTGAAGAGGTTTCTAGCCAACAGAACCTAGTTGAAGGTTCCATCTGCCAAGTCACCATCAACTCCTATGAGCGTAATCCTGAAGCTCGTAGACGCTGTATTGAACATTACGGAGCAACCTGCTGTATTTGCGGTTTTAACTTTGAAGCGAAGTTTGGTTCGATCGCTCAAGGATTGATCCATGTACACCATCTAAAACCGCTTTCAGAGATCCAGCATGAATACAAGGTTGATCCGATCGCTGATCTGCGTCCAGTTTGTCCGAATTGTCACGTAGTGATTCATTTGGGCGGAAAGACTAGAAGTATTGAAGAGGTAAAAGCCCTCTCGCAAAATTAG
- the lpdA gene encoding dihydrolipoyl dehydrogenase, translated as MSHEFDYDLVIIGAGVGGHGAALHAVACGLKTAIIEAEDMGGTCVNRGCIPSKALLAASGRVRELRNAHHLKALGIQVQQVSFEREAIASHANNLVAKIRDDLTNSLKRLKVETIRGRGRIAAPQKVTVTSSEGEKTITAKDIILSPGSVPFVPPGIEIDNKTVFTSDDGVRLESLPNWIAIIGSGYIGLEFADVYTALGSEVTMIEALDQLMPGFDPDIAKQAQRVLIAPRDIETKVSTLAKRVIPGSPVVIELADAKTKEVVDVLEVDACLVATGRIPATKDLGLDAVSVELDRRGFIPVNDRMEVLVDGQPVPHLWAIGDATGKMMLAHAASAQGIVAIENICGRSRTVDYRSIPAAAFTHPEVSFVGLTEPAAQELAQAEGFKVATTRSYFKGNSKAIAEGETDGLAKVVYREDTGEVLGVHILGLHASDLIQEAANAIAERRSIKDLAFTVHTHPTLSEVLDEAYKRAVVAH; from the coding sequence GTGAGTCACGAATTCGACTACGATTTAGTGATTATTGGGGCGGGCGTCGGTGGGCATGGAGCCGCACTGCACGCTGTTGCCTGTGGGCTGAAGACTGCCATCATCGAAGCGGAAGACATGGGGGGAACCTGTGTCAATCGCGGCTGTATCCCTTCCAAGGCACTGCTGGCAGCTTCCGGTCGGGTACGAGAACTGCGAAATGCCCACCATTTGAAAGCATTGGGAATTCAGGTTCAGCAGGTTTCCTTTGAGCGAGAGGCGATCGCTTCCCACGCCAACAATCTGGTTGCCAAGATTCGCGATGACCTGACAAACAGCCTGAAACGACTGAAGGTAGAAACGATTCGCGGTCGGGGTCGGATTGCAGCACCGCAAAAAGTGACGGTGACTTCCAGCGAGGGCGAGAAGACAATCACCGCCAAGGACATTATTCTCTCACCCGGATCGGTGCCCTTTGTGCCGCCCGGAATTGAAATCGACAATAAAACGGTCTTCACCAGCGACGATGGGGTGCGCCTGGAATCCCTGCCCAACTGGATTGCAATTATTGGCAGCGGCTACATTGGACTGGAGTTCGCCGATGTCTACACGGCACTGGGCAGCGAAGTCACTATGATTGAGGCACTCGATCAGCTCATGCCCGGTTTTGATCCCGACATTGCCAAGCAGGCACAGCGAGTCCTGATCGCGCCGCGCGACATTGAAACGAAGGTCAGTACTCTAGCAAAGCGGGTAATTCCGGGATCGCCTGTGGTGATCGAACTGGCGGACGCCAAAACCAAAGAAGTGGTCGATGTCCTGGAAGTGGATGCCTGCCTGGTCGCGACCGGACGCATTCCCGCCACCAAAGATCTGGGCTTAGACGCGGTTAGCGTGGAACTTGACCGCCGAGGATTTATTCCTGTCAACGATCGGATGGAAGTCCTGGTAGACGGTCAACCCGTGCCCCATCTCTGGGCAATTGGCGATGCCACGGGCAAAATGATGCTGGCTCACGCGGCTTCGGCGCAGGGCATTGTAGCTATAGAAAACATCTGCGGACGATCGCGCACGGTGGACTATCGCAGTATTCCCGCCGCCGCCTTTACCCATCCCGAAGTCAGCTTTGTGGGACTCACCGAACCCGCCGCCCAGGAACTTGCTCAAGCGGAAGGTTTCAAAGTTGCCACGACGCGATCGTACTTTAAGGGCAACTCCAAAGCGATCGCCGAAGGCGAAACCGACGGCTTAGCAAAAGTAGTCTATCGCGAAGACACCGGGGAAGTTCTGGGCGTCCATATCCTTGGACTCCACGCCTCCGACCTGATCCAGGAAGCCGCCAACGCCATTGCCGAGAGACGATCAATCAAAGATCTCGCCTTCACCGTTCATACTCACCCTACGCTGTCCGAAGTGCTGGATGAGGCGTATAAGCGGGCGGTTGTGGCGCACTAG